The genomic interval CATACCCAGCTGGGGGGCGGCATCCTGCTCGATGAGGCGTCGGGCTTCGCGATGATCGACGCCCTCGCGGACCGCGAGTATCTCGAACTGCTGCTCGATCCTGCGCGTCCCCAGCCGCTGCAAGGCGTGCGGGCACTGCCCTTCTGACGGCCGGAACCACGGGAAGCGGCGCTTGAAGTGGCGTTGGCGGGGGTGCCTTGCTTCCGTCAACGGTCCGGACTGGCCGGTGAAGTGTGGCCGTGTTGACAAGGCCCGGAGCCGCCGCTATCCTTAACCCCGCTGCTTTTTGCGGCGAGCGCGGATGGTCCGGTAGTGTAGCGGTTAGCATAACTGCCTGTCACGCAGTAGGTCGCGGGTTCAAATCCCGTCCGGACCGCCAAGGTTCCCCCAGCGGGAACGCGGCTAGGTAGCTCAGCTGGTAGAGCAAACGACTGAAAATCGTTGGGTCGCCGGTTCAAGTCCGGCCCTGGCCACCAAGAGGAACCCCGTCCACGTGCGGGGTTCTTTCTCTTTGGACCCGGCGTGGCCGCCTCTGCCTCGGTGTGCCTCTGCGGCGCGTCCTGCCATATCCGGGTCGCTGTTGAGGCGGAACCGTGCTCGGGAGCGACCTCTTCTCAAGTGGGAGCGCGCAGACCAGCAAAAGAAAGACAGGGCTGGCGCGCTCCCCGGCGGCGAGCTAGACTGAACGGCTGAATGCGCCCGGCGCCTCTGTGCCTGTGGTTGAGGGACAGGAGCGCGACGGACGAAAAGGGGTTTTACCATGGCCGAAAAGGATATCGACAAGTTGCTTTCCCTGACCGACAGCAAGTACCGCCTGTCGGTGGTCACTGCCAAGCGCGCCCTGCAACTGCGCTCGGGAGCGCCCAGCGTGTTGCCGGTCGAGCAGCGCGTCCGCACCCACAACCTCGTCACCCAGGCCATGCGCGAGCTGGCGACCGGCAAGCTCACCGTGGGCACCGAGCTGATGGACGAGGGCCGTTTTCATCAGGATTACGTGCGCCAGAAGCAGGCGCAGCTGCAAGCGCAGCTCAACGCCGAGCGTGAGCGCGAACGCGACTGAGCTTCCCTGAGCGCGCGACAGGAGGGACACCGCGAACTTCGGCGGTGTCCCTCTCTGTGTCGGCGCGGGCTTTGGCCCTTCCCGTCTACTTGGCCGCGTCGCCCAGCAGACTGCTGGCCGTGACGCCGCTGACCAGCGCCTCGCGGATGCCCTGCGCGATGCCCAGCGCGACCCGGTCGAGGTAGTTGGCGTCTTTGAGGTTCAGGCCGTCGACCGGGTGGCTGGCGTAGCCGATCTCGACCAGGGCAGCGGGAATGCGGCTGTTGCGCAGCACGGCCAGCGAGCGGTTGCTGCGCAGGCCGCGCGAGAACGCGCCCGTGGTCTCCACCATGTTCTTTTGCAGCAGCCCGGCGAGGGTGCTCGACAGCGGGTGGTTGGGGTTCCACCAGGTTTCCACCCCGTAACCGCGCAGGGCCGTGCTGGCGTCCATCGCGTTGACGTGGATGCTCACGAACAGCTGGGTGCCGGGCGTGCCCATCCCGGCGCGCAGTTCCAGATCGGTGTTCTTGCTGGGATGCAGCTCGCGGTCGCTGTCGCGGGTCAGCACCGCGTCCACGCCCGCCGCCTTCAGCAGGTTGCGCACCCGCAGCGCCACGTCGAGGTTGACCTGCTTCTCGGTCACTGCGGCCACGGCGCCGGGGTCTTTGCCGCCGTGCCCCGGGTCGATCACCACGCGCGGCTGCACCAGGTTCGCGCTGAAGGCCAGAATCGCCGTGCCGCGCGTGACGGGGGTGGGCGGCACTGCCGCCAGCGTGCGCTCGCGCGCGGTCAGCGGCGTGAGGTCGGCCAGCGCGGGCGAGAGGTCAATGGCGAGGCGCGACAGGCGGCTTCCCTCCAGCGGAGGCACCAGCAGGGCGCGCCAGCCGCTGCGCTCGGTCAGCGGCGTGCCGGTCAGCAGGGTGACGTTGACGCCCGTGGCGGTCGGCTCGTAGCGCCACCCGCGCACCTCCGGGCTGACGTTTTGGGCGTTCAGGGCGCTGGCGGTCACGCCGCTCAGCTCCACCCGCAGGCCGATCCCGCCGGGAACCAGCCGGTAGCTGGCGCCCGGCGGCAGGTCCAGCACCAGGCGCGTCAGGCCGGGATTCTTGCCCACCCGGGGCGCGCCCAGCGGCGCGGCGCCCTGGGCCGGTCCCGCGGCGCGGCCCGCCAGCGCGCTGGGCTTGTTGGTGTCCTGCCCGGGCAGCGCCGGAGCCGGGGGCGGCAGCGTCCCCCGGGCCGCCGGGGCCACCGTGTCTCCCGGCGGCAGGTGGTCCCCGGCCAGCGCGGGGGCGGCGGGCGCCGGGGCGCTGGGGGCGGCGCTGGCCGCCACTCGGGGCGCCGCAGGAGCCGCCGCCACGCTGGGGGTCGAGAGGGTCCGCACCAGCGCCCGCAGCGAGGCGCTCGCGCCGCCCGAGAGTGTCGGACCGAACTCCACGATCAGCACCCGCGTTCCCGAGGCCAGGGTCGCCTCGCTGGCCCGCCAGCCCTCGGTCAGAGACAGCGGAAAGGGGGTCACCAGCGTCACGCTGCCCCCCCCCGCCCGGTACTCGCTGACGCTGGCCCCCAGCCGCGAGGTCACCGCCGGAAGCACCCGCGCCCCCCGCACGTCCAGCCGCAGGCCCCCAAACGTCGGCGTGAGGGTGTAGGTCACGCCCGTGGGCAGGTCGAACACCACCCGCGTCTGGCTGCCGTCGCTGCTGCTGCGCGGCGAGCCGAACGCCGCGCTCGACACGCCCGTCAGGCTGTTGAGGCTGGCGGCCGGAGCTGGGGCCGCTGCCTGAGGCGCCACCGCCGGGCCACGCAGGCTGGGCCGCGTCTGGGCTGGGGCCGCCCGCTGAAAGGGATCACTCTGGGCAGAGGCGCCGGAACCCGCCCCACCGCATAGCAGGATGGATGAGAGCAAGATGACATGCGGCTTCATTTGGGTCCATAGTGTACCGATTCCGTGTGAGAAAGGCACTGTTCGGCTCATGAGTTCAGCTCCGGAAGATAGGCAGATGGGGCCAATCGGCAAAGGGCGAGCAAGGATGCATGAGATATACCCGGTCCCTATGACAAGAGTCTTACAGACAAGCAGAAGGGCATGGTTGTACGGCAGAGGCCGCGACTGTTGAGCTGTGGGAGTGGCCCGGCCGGGGAACCTGCCCCCGTCAAGGCCCGGCGCCACTGACCCGCACCCAGCCCCCGGCCTAGACTCTGGGCATGACCGCGTCCGCCGACCCTGCCCCCCATATTCATCTGCCGGACGGCTCGTGCTGCGCGCCCAGTGCCGATAACAAGCCCAGATTCGCGCACCTGCACCAGCACACCCAGTACAGCCTCCTCGACGGCGCGGCGAAGCTCAAGGACCTCCTGAAGTGGGTCAAGGAGGTCACGCCGAATGACCCCGCCTGCGCCATGACCGACCACGGCAACATGCATGGGGCGGTCCACTTCTACAACTACGCCCAGGCAGCGGGCGTCAAGCCGATCCTGGGCTACGAGGCGTATGTCGTTCCCGGCCAGGGCACGAGGCGCGACAAGAAGCCCGGCGTCAGCGGCGAGAAGGGCATCTTCCACCTGACGCTGCTGGCCCGCGACTTCGAGGGCTACCAGAACCTCTGCCGCCTGAGTTCGCGCGGGTACACCGAGGGGTACTACTACAAGCCCCGCATCGACCACGAACTCTTGCAGGAGCACCACAAAGGGGTCATCGCCTTTTCCGGCTGCCTGGGGTCGGAGGTGCAGCAGCTTCTGCTCCAGGGCCGCGAGGACGACGCCAAGCAGCGCCTGCTGTGGTACCGCGACCTCTTCGGCGAGAACTACTTCATCGAGATTCAGGACCACGGCCTGCCCGAGCAGCGGAAGAACAACCCCATCCTGAAGGCGTGGGCGCAGGAACTCGGCATCGGGATGGTCGCCACGAACGACGGGCACTACGTCAAGAAGACCGACGCGACCGCCCACGAGACGCTGCTCGCCATCCAGACCAAGGCCACCCTGGCCGACGAGAACCGCTTCAAGTTCCCCTGCGACGAGTTCTACGTGAAGGGCCTGGACGAGATGCAGGCGGCCCTTCCGGTGAGCGAGTGGGGCGAGGAGCCGTTCGACAACACGGCCCATATCGCGTCCATCTGCAACGTGGACCTGCCCGTCGGCAAGAAGCGCGTCTACCAGATGCCCGCCCTGCCCATCCCGGAAGGGCGCACGATGGCCGAGGAACTGCGGGTGCATACGTACCGGGGGACGGTCAAACGCTACCCGGCACACGCGACGGAAAGCCTGCTGCGCGACTATGCCCAGCGGTCGCTGGAGGCGCTGGGTGCGGAGGACAAGGCCAAGGTCCTCTCCAGGGTCAAAGGCTGCGACGCCACCACCTGCGACCTCGAAACGCTCCTCACCCTTCTCGCCTTCATGGGGAGCGAGTGGGAGGCGCGCGGCAAGGCGGCGGGGGAGAAATACACCAAGTACCCGGCGCTGGAGGTCATGGAAGCGCAGGCCGAGGCAGGCCAGCTGCCCCCCTACGCCCACGAGGACTGCCGCAAGGCCCGCCAGGGGGACAGCGACACCGCCATCGAACTCGACCCCACGGCGGACGGCGAGGAGACGACCAAGGCCCACCACACCCACGCCCTCGTCATCCTGCGCCGCGCCGAGTATGAACTCTCGGTCATCAACAACATGGGTTTTCCCGACTACTTCCTGATCGTCGCCGACTACATCAACTGGGCGAAGGACCAGGGCATCAGCGTGGGGCCGGGGCGCGGGTCGGGCGCCGGGTCGCTCGTCGCCTACGCGATTCGCATCACCAACCTCGACCCCCTGGAATTCGAGCTGCTGTTCGAGCGCTTCCTGAACCCCGACCGCATCTCGATGCCCGACTTCGACATCGACTTCAACGACGCCCGGCGCGGCGAGGTCATCGGCTACGTGCAGCAGAAGTACGGCGACGACAAGGTCGCGCAGATCGCCACCTTCGGGACGATGGCGAGCAAGGCGTGCCTCAAGGACGTGGCGCGCGTGATGGGCCTGGAATACGCCAAGGTGGACAAGGTCTCCAAGCTGATCCCGATCAAGTTCGGCAAGTCCTACTCGCTGGAGCAGGCCCGCGACGCGGTGCCCGACATCCAGCAGATGCTGGCGGAAGACGCGCAGCTTCTGGAGGCCTACGAGTTCGCGCAGAAGCTCGAAGGCCTGACCCGGCACGCCTCCGTCCACGCGGCGGGGGTGGTGATCGGCCGCGACCAGCTCACCGACCTCGTGCCCGTCATGCGCGACACCTCCGGCGAGGGCATGGTCTGCCAGTACGACATGAAGGCCGTGGAGGACATCGGCCTGATCAAGATGGACTTCCTGGGGCTGCGGACCCTGTCTTTTCTCGACGAGGCCAAGCGGATCATGCGCGAGTCGCAGAAGATCGAGATCGACTTCGACGCGATCCCCTTCGACGACGCCCGGACCTACGAGTTGATGAGCCGGGGCGACACCAAAGGCGTTTTCCAGCTCGAAGGCGCGGGCATCGCGGACGCCTCCCGCCGCCTCAAGCCCCGCCGATTGGCCGACATCATCGCCCTCTCGGCCCTCTACCGCCCCGGCCCGATGGAGAACATCCCCACCTACGTGCGCCGCCACCACGGGGTCGAGGAAGTCGATTACGTCAAGGACGGCTTTTCCAACTCGGCGCAGTGGCTGGAAAAGATCCTGGCCGAAACCTACGGCATCCCCGTCTATCAGGAGCAGATCATGCAGATCGCCTCCGAGGTGGCCGGGTTTAGCTTGGGCGGCGCCGACCTCTTGCGGCGGGCGATGGGGAAAAAAGACGCGCAGGAGATGCAGCGTCAGCGGCAGATTTTCGTGGACGGGGCCGAAAAGAACGGGGTGCCGCAGGATGAGGGCAACAGACTCTTTGATTTGCTGGATGCCTTTGCAAATTACGGATTTAATAAATCACATTCAGCCGCATATGGTGTAATTACATATCAAACCGCGTGGCTAAAAGCAAACTATCCAGTCGAATTTATGGCGGCACTTTTAACTGTAGAGCGCCGCGACTCCGACAAGGTGGCCGAGTACGTCAGTGACGCCCGCAAGATGGACGTGCGGGTGTTGCCGCCCGACATCAACCGTTCCGCCGCCGACTTCGCGGTGCAGGGCGAGGAAATCCTCTTCGGGCTGTACGCGATCAAGGGGCTGGGCGAAGCGGCGGTGCAAAAAATTCTGGAGGAACGTCAGCGGGCCGGAGAGTTCCGGTCGCTGGCCGACTTCTGCTCGCGCCTGGGCAACAAGGTCTGCAACCGCAAGGCGATGGAGTCCCTCATCAAGTCGGGGGCCTTTGACCGCTTCGGCGAGCGGCGGCAACTGATGGAGAGCCTGGAGGACGCCGTGGAGGACGCCGCCGGAGCCGCCGAGATCAATGCCCGCGCCCAGAGCGGCATGAGCATGATGTTCGGCGTGGACGAGGTGAAAAAGGAACGTCCCCTGCGCGCGGGAGTCGACCCCTACACCGACCTTCAGCGCCTCGCCATCGAGAAAGAATCGCTGGGCCTCTACATCTCCGGGCACCCGCTGGAGCAGCACGAGGGTCTGCGCGAGGCCGCGAGCTGCCGCATTTCCGACCTGGACGCCTGGTTCACGACCCAGAACGTCGCGCCGGGCAAGCGGGTCAAGGCGGTGCTCGCGGGCATGATCGAGAGCGTGGTCAAAAAGCCCACCAAGTCGGGGGGCATGATGGCCCGCTTCATCCTAGCGGACGAGTCGGGGCAGACCGAACTGGTCGCCTTTTCCCGCGCCTACGACCGCATTCAGGAGAAGCTGGTCAACGACACGCCCGCGCTGGTGATCGTCGAGCTGGAATCCGAGGACGGCGGCCTGCGCGCGATCGCCGAGGAAGTGGTCAGCGTCGAGCAACTGGGCGAGGTGCCCAAGGTCATGTACGTGACCATCGACCTGGAGACGGCCAGCCCCGACGCCGTGGGCGAGTTCCAGAGCGTGCTGGACGAACACGCCGGGTCCATGCCCACCTACCTGCGGCTGGAGACGCCCGAGCAGTTCGTGCTGTACCAGCTCGACCACAACATGGGCAGCCCCGACGCCATCCGCGCCCTGAACAGCACCTTCCCCTGGGCCGACGCCTACCTCGCCTACGACCAGGGCACCATCCTGAGCCGCTTCGCACCCAAGCCGCCCGCGTGGATGAATAAGCAGGGGGGGCGGGGGATGCAGGCGTAAAGGAGTCGTTTAGAGTGGCGAGTACAAATAAATTTGGACTCAGTAGATATATACCTGCTGAAGTGGAAAGAGAAGTCAGGAAACGCTCTGGTTTCGGATGCATAATATGTGGAAGAATTTTCTGTGACTATCACCACCTCGAAGAATTTTCTACCGTAACAGAGCATGATCCAAGTAAAATAGTATTGTTATGCAAAGAGCATCACGGTGATGTCACTAATTCGAATCCGGCTAACAGGAGAATATCCAATGAGACTCTTGAGAAATATATTCGCTCACCGTATGGAATCACAAAAGGACATAATAGATGGGAGAGCGTAACAGACATAAAAGGTTTGCGTTTGGGCAATTTCTTTTTTGAGAATACTAAAATAATACTGAGAATAGATGGCAGGAACATAATCTCGATTTGCGGAGCAGACGATTTTTTTCCTTCTGCAAGCTTAAACGCAATATTTTTTGATCATGAGGGGAGAGAAGTATTAAGAGTGGAGAGGAATTTGATAAAGGGCAATACGGACTCTTGGGACTTTCAGAGCACTGGAAACCTAATCACTATTAATAACAGCTCCAAAGATATCGCGCTATCCGTAAGATTTGGCAGTGACGGTGTGGCAGTTGTTGAAAGATTAAAGATGCGTTACATGGATAGTATAATAGAGATTACGCCAAATGGTTCTATGATTGCCAAGTTTGGATGTGAAGCTTCCGCGTCCATAACTTTAGTAAGTGAAGCTAAAGTAACTGGAGCCGATGTTGCAGTTGAAGTAAAAGAAGGGTCTATGATGATCGGGAGATCTGAAAGAACATTGTATGCCAAAGGAGCCTCTAGGGTTGGTTTTAGGCCCGCTGGAACGAGGAGGCAGACATCTGACGCCGGTATTGAAAAAGAACCTATCAATCATAGCCGTCAAAAAGAACCGAATAGACTAGATTTCAAAGGCATGTCTGGCGGATTAAAAATTGATATAGAGGGTCTAGAATATTCTAGGGGTATGACACCTATAAAGCTTGACAAAAAATCTGTTCAGATAGGTGTTCCTACTAGGAGCGAGCACGGAAATAATAGTATGTACGTAAAGAAATTAGAGATCTCTGGAGAATAATATTTAGGTTCATAACGTCCAGGTGAAGACGCGCGGATTTTTTACGCCCTCTTCCCACCCGTCAAAGGATTCCGCCCCAGCACCGCCGTCACCAGCACCAGCCCGGCGAAGCCCCCGATAATCACTTTCTGGGCTGGTTTGCCGTAGAAGAAGGCGAAGAAGCCCACCATCGCTCCGACAAAGCCTGCCACCAGCCGTTCCTCGGGTTTCATCTGCTCATGTGTCATGGCCGCATTCGACCTGTCCAGCGCTGCGGCGAACGCGCCCCCGCTCACTGTGTGGGGACGCGCTCAAGGGGGAAGGGCTTTTTCCCGGTGCTAGGCGAACTGCCGCTTCATCAGCATGATCTTGAGTTCGTGGGGGCTGGTGGCCGACTGGAGGGCGTCTTCCTCGGTCATCAGGTCGTCTTCGACAAGTTGGGCGAGGTGCTGGTCGAAGGTGTGCATGCCGCGCGCGCCGCCTTCTTGCAGGGCCTGTTTGATCTCGTCGGTGCGCTCGGGGTCCTTGACGCACTCGCGGACGGTGGGCGTGCCCAGCAGGATTTCCATGCCCAGCACCCGGCCCCCGCCCTTGCGCGGCAGCAGACGCTGGCTGACCACGCCGACCAGACTTTCCGAGAGGCCCAGGCGAATCTGGTCGCGCTCGTGTGGGGCGAAGAAATCGATGATGCGGTTGACCGTGCGGATCGCGTCCTGGGTGTGCAGGGTGGAAAAGACGAGGTGGCCCGTCTGCGCGGCGGAGAGGGCGGCTTCCACCGTCTCCTTGTCGCGCATCTCGCCGATCAATATCACGTCGGGGTCCTGGCGCATGGACGCCCGCAGACCGGCGGCGAAAGTCAGGGTGTCGGTGCCCAGTTCGCGCTGCGAGATCATGGCGGTCTTGTCGCGGTGCAGGATCTCGATGGGGTCTTCGAGGGTCACGATGTTGACCGGACTGGTCGCGTTGATGTGGTCGAGCAGGGAAGCCAGCGTGGTCGTCTTGCCCGAGCCGGTGGGGCCGGTGACCAGGACCAGCCCGCGCTCGTGGGCGGCGAGCGCCCCGAAGGTGGAGACCGGCAGGCCCAGGTCGGCAAAGGACGGAATGGGCTTGTCCTCGATCACGCGCATGATCAGCCCGACGGTGCCGCGCTGGTGGTAGGCGTTGACCCGGAAGCGGGCGACGCCCGGCACCCCGTAGGCAAAGTCGGCGTCGCGGCGCTGGGCGAAATCCTCCCACAACCCGGGGCGGGTCATCATCTCGCGGGCGAACAGCTCGACGTGCTCGGGATTCAGGCGGTCTTCCCCGAAGCGGACGATGTCGCCGTTGACCCGCGCGGCGGGGGCGCTGCCCGCCCGCAGGTGAATGTCACTGGCTCCCGACTGCACCATCACGCCCAGCAGGGCCTGTAAGACGCTCATGCCCGCGACTCTAGGGGCGGGCCTCTTACAGATTTACTGCCGGGTGCCCGGCGCCCCCATGACCGGCGCCCCCGGCACCCGCAGATGCACGGTCTCGCCCACCAGCCCCAGCGCCTGCAAACGCGCGGCGATCAATGAGCGGTGGCACGTCTCCGGGTCGGCCTCGTAACACAGCAGGCAGGTCCGCTCCTGCGCCGCGAGGGCGCCGAGCTGCTCCAGCGCTTCGCCCTGGGCGGCGAGGTGCGCGTGGTAGCCGCGCTCCAGCAGCGCGAAATCGTGCTCCAGCCGGTACGCCTTGCGCAGGCTGGGTGGCGTGCCCAGCGGCCGCAGGTGCGTGTAGCCGATGCCCTGCTCCTCCAGCGCCCGGCTCAGGGCGGTCTTGCTGTAGCCCGGGCGGCGGCTCTGGGCGCGCTCGCGGGTGTCCACCAGCCGGGTCACGCCCGCCGCGCGCAGGGTGTTCAGAAAGTCGGCCAGCTGGGCACCTTCGTAGCCGACGGTCAGCAGGGCAGGGGGGGAGATCATGCGGGTCAGGGTAAGGGCAGGCCGCCGCGCGGAAGGTGGCCGCCTGCCCTTCCCCGCCCGGGTCTACTCGCCCAGCGCCTTCACGTCCTTGGCACCGCGCAGCCGGCGGCTTTCGAGGTCGGCGTGCTGGGTGAGGTAGCGCAGCCAGGCTTTGGGGGTCAGCTCGCCCAGGCCGTTGTGTTCGACCGTCAGGCCGTCTTGGGGGGGCGCGGCGGCGAGTTGCCGGGCGAGGTCCACCGTCTGCGACCGCGTCTGCGAGAGCAGGTCCTGAAGCTCGCGCAGGGTCGTGCCCGCGCCCGGCTTGTAGGGGTGGTGCTCGTCGCGGACGAACCCGCGCTGCCCCAGCGCCACCCGCAGCCGCTGCTGGCCCCAGCGCTCCAGCCCGATGATGTGGGTCAGCACGCCCCGGTTGGCGTCGGTGTCGGCGGCGCGGGCGGCGCGCTGCGCGAGCAGGAGGCCGCCGCGCTCCAGCCCCTGCCCCAGCTCGGGGTAGCTCAGGCGGGCGGCGGGGCGCTCCAGCGCCTGCGCCACGAACAGGTCTTTCACGTCGTCCTTGCGGTAACGCGCCACGTAGGCGGCCCCGGCGGCCACCCCGACGGTCGCCACCGTGACGACGGCGGGCACGAACACTCGGTTGCGTCTGGTCATGAACTCAGTCTAAAGCGTGTCCAGCAGCCCGGCGCGGAACTTCCACCACGCCCCCCGGCAGGCCGATCAAGCTCACCCACGAGTCGGGCGGGCAGGGCAAGGTCTCCAGCAGCATCAGCGGGTGGGCCAGGGTGTACTCGGGCACGCCGAGCTTCAGCCCCTGCGCCCCCCAGCCGAAACCCTTGCCCAGCCGCCCCCCCGCGCGGTCGGCGGCGACGCAGGCGAGGACGGCGGCCTGGGCGCCCTGCGGCCTCAGGCGGGGTTCGCCCACCTGCGGCATCGCTTTCAGGACCGCGCCCGCCGGGTCGCGCAGCTGCCAGTACCAGCCTGCCTTGTGCTGGTGGGGGACATAGAGGGTGACCCCGGCTTGCAGGGCCAGCCGCCGCAGCGGCTGGAGGGCGCGCTCGGGGCCGACGATCAGCGTCCGCAGCGCGGCGACCTCCGGGTGGGCCCGCAAGGCGGCGGCGGCCTCCCGCGCTCCTGTGAAGTGGGGATGGTGCCCGTGCGGCGGCAGCGGATACGCGCAGGCCCGCGCCCGCAGCAGCGCCGTCCAGACCGCGTCGCGCTGGGCGCCGGGCGAGGTGGGCGGCGGGGTCCCGGTCAAGGCGGCTCAGCCTTCTCCCATCTCCTCCAGGGTGGGTTTACGGGTCTGGTTGGGGGTGGGGCCGGGAAAGCGCGGGTTGGCCTTGCGGCCCTCGTCGTGGGGATAGACGCGGGCGTCCACCCGGGTCTCCTGGGGGTCACGCAGCTTGTAGCGGGTGACCCTGGCAGGCAGACCCATCGCGATGCCGTGGGGCGGGATGTCGCCGCGCAGCAGGGCGTGGGTGGCGAGCATCGCGTCGTCACTGATCACGCTGCCCGCCAGCACGGTCGAGTGGTAGGTCACGCGGGCGCCGCGCCCGATCACCGTGCGGCGCAGGGTCACGTCGGGGCCGTCCAGGACCGAGTGGGTGTGGCTGTAGATGTTCACGTAGTCGCTGACCGACGCCCCGTCGTGCAGCTCGATGCCGCCGATGTCGTCCAGCAGCACGTGGCGGTGAACCACGACGTTGTCCCCGACCTCCATGTTGTAGCCCACCGAGAACTCCACGTTCTGCCAGCACTTGAAGTCGCGCCCCACCCGCCGGAAGATCCGCTCCGCGAGCAGGCGCCGCACCGGGATCCCGGTGACCGGGTTTTGCCCGACCGGGGTCAGGTCGAGGTTTTTCCACAGCCACAGCAGCGGCTTGACCGGGGCGAACTGCGCCGGGTCGGTCGCCAAGTAGTACTCGGCCTCAAAGGTCACGTTGCGCGCGTCGAGGTTCAGGGCGGCCAGCGGCGCGTCTGCCAGCAGTTGCCCGTACTCGCGCCCGTAGATCGCCTGCGCCAGCACCTCGCGGGCCAGCACGTTCCGGTCGGTCGCGGGGTCCGCGAGCCTCGCTTCCAGGTCCCGCAAAAAGTCGTTGTACGCGGCCTGCGCGTTCTCGTCGATGCTCACCGGCTTCAGCCACGTCACGTCCGCCACTGTAGCGCGCGGCCCCGCCGCCGCCATAGAGTTTAAAGCGGTTTTGGAAAACGTCTGGGACCGCCTCCCCCCACAGCGCCCGGAAACCCGCGTGCTGGCGCGGGCGCGGCGCGGCAAGATGCCCTAGACAGGGACGCGCGGCTCAGAGGGGAGACGAGGCGGCGGCCCCGGCTTCCGCATGGCCCTCCAGCACCTGCACCGCGTAGCCCAGGGCGCGGGCGGCGCGTTCGGTGGTCGGCAGCGCCGCCGCGCCGGGCAGCGCCAGCAGGTGCAGTTCGCGCACGGCGCGGCCCCGCAGCTCGGCGTCCAGGGCGGTGCGGGCAAAGGCGTCCGGCCCGGCGGCCCGCAGCGGCAGGTCGCCCGCCTCCGCGCGGAAGTCGGGGTGGTGGACCCACCCGCGCGAGAAGGTCTCGCCGGGTGTGCCTGCCGCCCCGTCCCACTGCACGTGCACGATCAGCTGTCCTGCCGCCCGCGCCGCCTCGACCCGCGCCTGCCAGCGCCGCGACACGGCCTGCTCGTCGGGCCGCCCTTCCAGGTGGTGGCGCTGGGCGGTGAGCAGGACCAGGGCCACGGGCGTGAGGGTCATGGCAAAGAGGATAGCGGGAGCAGGGGAGGCG from Deinococcus budaensis carries:
- a CDS encoding HNH endonuclease is translated as MEREVRKRSGFGCIICGRIFCDYHHLEEFSTVTEHDPSKIVLLCKEHHGDVTNSNPANRRISNETLEKYIRSPYGITKGHNRWESVTDIKGLRLGNFFFENTKIILRIDGRNIISICGADDFFPSASLNAIFFDHEGREVLRVERNLIKGNTDSWDFQSTGNLITINNSSKDIALSVRFGSDGVAVVERLKMRYMDSIIEITPNGSMIAKFGCEASASITLVSEAKVTGADVAVEVKEGSMMIGRSERTLYAKGASRVGFRPAGTRRQTSDAGIEKEPINHSRQKEPNRLDFKGMSGGLKIDIEGLEYSRGMTPIKLDKKSVQIGVPTRSEHGNNSMYVKKLEISGE
- the dnaE gene encoding DNA polymerase III subunit alpha — encoded protein: MTASADPAPHIHLPDGSCCAPSADNKPRFAHLHQHTQYSLLDGAAKLKDLLKWVKEVTPNDPACAMTDHGNMHGAVHFYNYAQAAGVKPILGYEAYVVPGQGTRRDKKPGVSGEKGIFHLTLLARDFEGYQNLCRLSSRGYTEGYYYKPRIDHELLQEHHKGVIAFSGCLGSEVQQLLLQGREDDAKQRLLWYRDLFGENYFIEIQDHGLPEQRKNNPILKAWAQELGIGMVATNDGHYVKKTDATAHETLLAIQTKATLADENRFKFPCDEFYVKGLDEMQAALPVSEWGEEPFDNTAHIASICNVDLPVGKKRVYQMPALPIPEGRTMAEELRVHTYRGTVKRYPAHATESLLRDYAQRSLEALGAEDKAKVLSRVKGCDATTCDLETLLTLLAFMGSEWEARGKAAGEKYTKYPALEVMEAQAEAGQLPPYAHEDCRKARQGDSDTAIELDPTADGEETTKAHHTHALVILRRAEYELSVINNMGFPDYFLIVADYINWAKDQGISVGPGRGSGAGSLVAYAIRITNLDPLEFELLFERFLNPDRISMPDFDIDFNDARRGEVIGYVQQKYGDDKVAQIATFGTMASKACLKDVARVMGLEYAKVDKVSKLIPIKFGKSYSLEQARDAVPDIQQMLAEDAQLLEAYEFAQKLEGLTRHASVHAAGVVIGRDQLTDLVPVMRDTSGEGMVCQYDMKAVEDIGLIKMDFLGLRTLSFLDEAKRIMRESQKIEIDFDAIPFDDARTYELMSRGDTKGVFQLEGAGIADASRRLKPRRLADIIALSALYRPGPMENIPTYVRRHHGVEEVDYVKDGFSNSAQWLEKILAETYGIPVYQEQIMQIASEVAGFSLGGADLLRRAMGKKDAQEMQRQRQIFVDGAEKNGVPQDEGNRLFDLLDAFANYGFNKSHSAAYGVITYQTAWLKANYPVEFMAALLTVERRDSDKVAEYVSDARKMDVRVLPPDINRSAADFAVQGEEILFGLYAIKGLGEAAVQKILEERQRAGEFRSLADFCSRLGNKVCNRKAMESLIKSGAFDRFGERRQLMESLEDAVEDAAGAAEINARAQSGMSMMFGVDEVKKERPLRAGVDPYTDLQRLAIEKESLGLYISGHPLEQHEGLREAASCRISDLDAWFTTQNVAPGKRVKAVLAGMIESVVKKPTKSGGMMARFILADESGQTELVAFSRAYDRIQEKLVNDTPALVIVELESEDGGLRAIAEEVVSVEQLGEVPKVMYVTIDLETASPDAVGEFQSVLDEHAGSMPTYLRLETPEQFVLYQLDHNMGSPDAIRALNSTFPWADAYLAYDQGTILSRFAPKPPAWMNKQGGRGMQA
- the rpoZ gene encoding DNA-directed RNA polymerase subunit omega; translated protein: MAEKDIDKLLSLTDSKYRLSVVTAKRALQLRSGAPSVLPVEQRVRTHNLVTQAMRELATGKLTVGTELMDEGRFHQDYVRQKQAQLQAQLNAERERERD
- a CDS encoding PilT/PilU family type 4a pilus ATPase, yielding MSVLQALLGVMVQSGASDIHLRAGSAPAARVNGDIVRFGEDRLNPEHVELFAREMMTRPGLWEDFAQRRDADFAYGVPGVARFRVNAYHQRGTVGLIMRVIEDKPIPSFADLGLPVSTFGALAAHERGLVLVTGPTGSGKTTTLASLLDHINATSPVNIVTLEDPIEILHRDKTAMISQRELGTDTLTFAAGLRASMRQDPDVILIGEMRDKETVEAALSAAQTGHLVFSTLHTQDAIRTVNRIIDFFAPHERDQIRLGLSESLVGVVSQRLLPRKGGGRVLGMEILLGTPTVRECVKDPERTDEIKQALQEGGARGMHTFDQHLAQLVEDDLMTEEDALQSATSPHELKIMLMKRQFA
- a CDS encoding N-acetylmuramoyl-L-alanine amidase produces the protein MKPHVILLSSILLCGGAGSGASAQSDPFQRAAPAQTRPSLRGPAVAPQAAAPAPAASLNSLTGVSSAAFGSPRSSSDGSQTRVVFDLPTGVTYTLTPTFGGLRLDVRGARVLPAVTSRLGASVSEYRAGGGSVTLVTPFPLSLTEGWRASEATLASGTRVLIVEFGPTLSGGASASLRALVRTLSTPSVAAAPAAPRVAASAAPSAPAPAAPALAGDHLPPGDTVAPAARGTLPPPAPALPGQDTNKPSALAGRAAGPAQGAAPLGAPRVGKNPGLTRLVLDLPPGASYRLVPGGIGLRVELSGVTASALNAQNVSPEVRGWRYEPTATGVNVTLLTGTPLTERSGWRALLVPPLEGSRLSRLAIDLSPALADLTPLTARERTLAAVPPTPVTRGTAILAFSANLVQPRVVIDPGHGGKDPGAVAAVTEKQVNLDVALRVRNLLKAAGVDAVLTRDSDRELHPSKNTDLELRAGMGTPGTQLFVSIHVNAMDASTALRGYGVETWWNPNHPLSSTLAGLLQKNMVETTGAFSRGLRSNRSLAVLRNSRIPAALVEIGYASHPVDGLNLKDANYLDRVALGIAQGIREALVSGVTASSLLGDAAK